The genomic region TCAGTACAATGAAGAAGATGGCTCCATGAGGATGTTCCTGCGGGGTCGACCCGTAGTGCTATACGCGCCGAGTGACCTCGAGAACCTCGACCCCGCGAAGGTCGCCCCTCCACCTCAGAGCAAGCTCAAGTTAGAGTGGGTCTATGGATACAGGTAagtcaaaaagtaaaaacataagtacccatattataaatacgaaagtttgtttatttgtgtttataatttttatagtgtttttacctacacttcaaggaaatttcttaataattttaaatacttatcaaTAATTGCAGACCGCCAGGATTTGAATCTAtacgtcttctgggttcgcgcccgaagccttgaccgctaggccacggttcgcttattgcaatttttgatatctatgtaaaattattttgtttgtttgtttgtccttcaatcaacgCGCAACAGAGCGGATcgtaaaaattaaacaaaaatctcCATAAAATCTATGAAATGACATATGAGTAAAATGATAGAGCTAGTTTTTCATTTCTAAACAAAGAAATCACTTTTCATTAATTGAAACCTTGACAAATGATTCATTTCTATTGTTTGTAAAAGGCATATCGTTCAGCGAAAGTCAATATTTATTGTGTTATTGTGTTTTATCAAACCCGTACATTGAAATAACGGTATAGTATCGATTTAGGtaaatacctagtacctagatAACGCATCAAGGTCAGCTATTAAGGCTATAACGGATAACTAACTCATTATTATTTCAAAGCATGGCGTTTCCCGTAATTAAGTTAAATTTAACGGAAAAAACGTACGCGCAATTATTGGTACTTAACCATGTTTTTTATGTTAACGGGTAGATAAATCATGTTTATCTCTGTTCAAAATTATGAAATAGGATAATTAAGATTTTAATTtcctttaaaaatatgatatgaGAATATGatgtgatttaaataaaataaaaactgtgtATAAAAATTGCATTATATAAAGCATAAAAATGTAGACATCAACTACAAACTAACGTAGTTTTATCCAATTATTTAAAAGCTTATAGGTACCCAAGAGAATTACAGAAAAATATTTCACGGCACGCCTATGACCTACATGACAATTCCCATAACGTAGACGAAATTAACTGTAATTACTAACTAACTAGCAGACATaaggcgaaaaatctgaaaaccatgaatttgtggttacatcacacaaaaaaattaaattgtggtcatgaactaataattattgttttcaattttcaaagtaagataactatatcaagtggggtatcatatgaaaggtcttcacctgtggattctaaaacagattattatttatttttatgcatcatagtttttgatttatcgtgcaaaatgtcgcaaaaatacgactgtagtacgcgagcctgactcgcacttggccggttttttaaagattGTTTTTAAACTATGGAGGTGCCAGCGGATAATGTGGAGTAATTTTCCAATTGAGTTAAAGACTTTAGAAGCGACGATTACCTCCCACGTTACTAGTTACCTACTATCCAATTATGGgattgtcaaaaaataattgcaTAAACGTTAAGGAAGGAAGGGGCATGAGGGTCTTACAAGTTCTGTTTTACAACTGTGGTAGGCATTACCACTGAGTTCAGAACATAATAACAAacattaaaaagagcaaccgccgagtttcttactggttcttctcggtaggaacgacattccaaaccagtggtcaattatttgacgattcaaaagcacttgtaaaagtttacttgaataaaaatatattctattctattatgtctcaaaatgaaaatgtcacaacaaaacttaaagctagccttatctaattaatgtacaaatcatgcccgcgtggaatggtgctaaGATTACTGGCTGCATTATGGTACTGGACAGCCAAGCtaatcctttgcgcaaaaaatgtgccagcccttctgtcaccagaccCTTCTTTCATCATATGAGTATATTAACcgtggtgaaatgtctcgtaaaaaaaaattttaactgAATTCAAGATATGGATATATCGCAATCCCAAGCTCATATATATCACAACAAAGAGCAAACGAATATCTCTCGTTTCCTTTCATTGTTGTCCAACAGTGGGGTGACCCGCGGTCATCACCTGCGTTACACAGTTGGTCACTCAAGCGCAACAGCCTTGAGTTACGTGCGCCTGAGCCGGGCAGAAAATACAAATCCACTGCTATAATATAAAACATTGGAATGCGTTGTAAAGCAGCTTTTTGTATGCTAAATAATTTATCGTTCTGAAcattgaagtaggtaggtacctattgaagaTATTGAAAAGGTTTTgaactatttctatttttcttgtgttatcttgtttttttaaacatgggGTAACAGTTTTAAAACTGTGTTCTGAGTAAATgatgaaactctttgattttccggaaccaAAAGTAGACTTTGTCCCTCCCCGTGGTGCAAGGCtacctctgtaccgaatttcgttaaaatcggttgaacagatgggccgtgaaaagctagtaagCAAATAGACATACAGGCATTTTATAATCTTAAACTGTGGATAAACagttaatgttctcaaaggtgtgtgatgtgaagtctacgaatccgcacatggccagcgtggtagacaatggtcaaaacccttctcactctgagaggagacccgtgcactgtagtgagccggcgataggttgatcatgatgatgatggataaaCAGTGGTTAAAAGGTATACGATCTCTGATCCTTTAAAATTATCACCAGCAGCGCGTGCGGCCGAGGTACCGAATTGATAGGTAGCCCCAAGAAGCACATAATTGGTAGTTTAGAGAAATCGGAGGGACCCTTTTCCTCAGTCGCGGGACAGTATTGGGAGTTATGACTTTAGGCTTAAAAATCCCAAACCCagacaaaatattttatcaatatattatatgtattggggtcctgaaaaaaaatcatatcttGATTTCTATTCTTTGCAGAGGCAAAGACTGTCGCAGCAATCTCTACCTCCTACCCACAGGGGAGATAGTCTACTTCGTAGCGGCGGTAGTGGTGCTGTTCAATGTGGAAGAGCAGTGCCAAAGGCACTACACCGGACACACGGATGACGTCAAGTGTATAGCGGTGCACCCCAACAAGCTGGTCATAGCCAGCGGCCAGTGCGCGGGACACGACCGGCTCGACGCCAGGGTAAGTAGTTCCTGCCTACCTCATCCATGCACTCCCCAGGTTTGAAGATCGCTGACGTTGGAGGTCGTCCTACCTACCTCTCTGAGGGACGAGGGTACCTCACCGTCGTCCCTCAGAAAAATAACATTGAAACATTCTGTtttgctttaattttattttaatttaagcttATCTTTTCTAGCCGCACGTGCGAGTATGGAACTCGGTATCGCTGGCCACACTGGCAGTGATAGGCGCGGGCCACATGGAGCGCGCGGTGGCGTGCGTGACGTTCTCGCGTGCGGACGGCGGCTCGCTGCTGGCCTGCGTGGACGACGGGCCCGACCACACCATCTCCGTGTGGGAGTGGCAGCGGGACAAGCACTGCTTGGCGGAGACCAAGGTATGTAGCTGGAACTATCTCAGTGCCACCTTGGCAGTGACAAGTGCCGGCCAGATGGAGAAATTTCACAAGGATTTTGTGAAATTTGAACTCGCGTCATATTTTACACCACCACCAAATTACCAGGAGCATATAAAAACCAACAACTCTCTTCCCCAGTGTTCGGTAGACACAGTGGTAGCGGCCGAGTTCCACCCGCTAGACCGCAACCAGATCGTCACCTGTGGGAAGAGCCACATCGCCTTCTGGACGCTAGATGCGTCAAATGTATTGTACAAACGGATGGGAGTGTTCGAGACACGGGACAAACCCAAATACGTCACGTGCATTGGCTTTAATCATAATGGTAAGTTAGAAATTCCTACTTTCTTTTGAGTTCTTATTCTCCATTCGCCATTGATGAGGGTTGTAATTCCAATTTCATTTATCACATTGGAAGAGGTCTTCTGGTAGAGGGTTGATAACgatttaataatttgttatGGTTTAATTTTTGAGGATACATGTATATTTGCCTTGCACGTCTTGTCTGACCAATTTTAACCCAACTTATTGTTATTAATAGTTGAAGTTTTTTCTGTAAGAGCATTTTTGGATTCGAGATTGCAATTAAATGCTATTGATTGATAACAAACATCCCAAACTTAATCTTTGATTGATAAAACGCTACGATGCGATGTCGCAGCCGCTGCACGATCCGACAGATAAATATTTCCTGCTACTAAGTTCTTTGGAGAAAGAACTTTCATCTGAGAAACGAAAGTTTCGACAGACGACAAATGGTTATGAGGGATTCTTAGCCATCTTTTCCATCTAACCTGAAACAATTTCAATATCCAAAATTTAACAAATCACTTTGGTTCCAATAGGAGACGTAATCTCAGGCGACTCAAACGGCAACATCATAGTTTGGGGTCGAGGCACCAACACGATACAGAAGCTAGTGCGAGGGGTACACGAGGGGGCAGTGTTTTCTCTCTGCAGCCTGAAGGATGGTGGAGTGGTGACTGCGGGCGGCAAAGATGGCCGGCTGGTGCTGTTTGACGGTGAAATCAACGCCACCGGCACTGAGAATGTGGTAAGTATAGCTGTCCAAACCAGATTTGATTGGTGCGTTCCACTTACTTTTGGATTGACGATAGGAGAAACTATTTAATTTGGTTGCCTTTTGGCTTATATGCCAAATGCTGCTGAGGATGCGCGCTATAGTTTACGCAGGTGCGGATCTTCAGTGTGAATAAACCATTTTGGTTGTTAGTAACATGGTCAAAATGATCATGGTGGACTAAAATTTTACTGACGACATTTTCAAAAACACCGTATTGAATAGTCAGTCAAGTATTTGGGGGAGATGTTGGATCGATTAAAATGACCAGGTTGTGACTCTGGCGATTAGATCAATGGTTGAAAAGACAAggcttctaggcaagtgcgctccaacctagacctcatcattgcttttgttgtcaagcgcaagcctttCTCGCAGTGAAATAAAGCTCGCGTACTCTCTCAAACCCAATAAAACACACaaacttagagcctcaatagcttaaccggtaaaggagtggactgaaaaccgaaaggtcgacggttcaaaccccgcccgttgcactattgtcgtacctactcctagcacaagcctgacgcttagttggagagaaaaggggaatattagtcatttaacatgtctaatattctttttaaaaacaaaccaaagtaataaataaattgattgattgaacttGGAAACGCTTTGGaaatcggtttttgaaaatatttttatctctcAATAGATTGAAGGCCACTACGGTGGAGTGCGCGTGGTCGCGGAAGGTAGAGGACGGCAACTCTTTGTTGGCACCACTAGAAATTGTATCCTACACGGAGACTTACAACTTGGCTTCGTTCCCGCTGTGCTGGGTAAGTATATAATCCTTTACGTTGCTCGCGGTATTGTCCAGGGCCGGCCCTTTCATAAAGGCTAACTAGGTAATCCCCTAGGGTGCTCGGGTTTGGAGGGCGGCATAGTGACGAGTTTACTGGACAAACATGTTAAGAGGCCTCTTCAGCATACCAAATGgcaatgcaaaattatttaataaaatatagtttttatatGCGCTACAATATGTCCGCCAGTCAGTAAAGAAAATTTTGTCATTTTGCTCGCGCTTCTAAAATTTATGAGAAATCCAGCTCCCTTAGCTTTCGATATTACTTACTCCTGGACAATAGAAAATTTTGCGgtcgctttaattttttttaatcgtttcTTATCatgaaagtaaattattatttgaatggTCATGTTTTGTGTTTTACTTTTGTCGCCAGGGGTGCGAGTTCATGTAATTCGCCTAGGGCGCAGAATTAGGGCTCGACCTAACCCTGAAACTGTCATAAATGTAACCATATATATAGGCATACCTTATACATGTGCATAGATGTgtccaattatatatataagtaagtataatatgtgtgaatttgtatatattattaacataaagaatagatagattagataagtacaattaaaataattccgtggcgccacccgaatcagggttcctactgaaaaccagcgctgtatgtttttgtacttgtgcaagacatatggcatttatgctgagtagggaccttttttttcgggttgtgccacacatgacatggtttattccggcgcttcttctacttgaggtcttttgactttactactcaagtataagaggcgccgagataacctaacctaaccagctaatgtctagctggtaatgtgtggtacagccttaaaaaataaacgtttttctttctttctttttctttctttctttcatagtTGTAACAGTGATATCTTCCTCGCAGGTCACGTGGACGAAGTGTGGGGTCTGGCGGCTCATCCCAGTCTGCCACAGTTCGTATCCGCAGGTTGGGACAGACTGCTGCAGCTGTGGGATGGACTCAGTCACTCCACCGTGTGGAGCAAGGATATTGAGGTAATTCTTTCTATTTTCCCTTAGCACATCGAAGAAATTACCAAATGTTGGGTCTTTCTTACTTGTTTTTAATGCCTTATAAATtgtttaataggctacttgacattttttttaagttggtcttaaatggttaatatttgtcctattatatcaaaaaaattaacactatatttttttgcgccctaaaaaccgtaaaactttaatttaaaaatatttttttcttagacaggtaaaaacactgtcggccatgtttggccgatagattatctgtgctctgacgtcatgcatttgtaaacaacagcataacctcccaaagtttaataaacatgacttctatactagtttacatgaaaaatatagtaattatcgttattgtatcatccaagaatgtaaaaaacgcatcgataaagaccacaggaaagttgtgaattagagtgcccagtgaaataaatatacgtaacacgcaaagacttgcttaaagggatcctatatgactaacgacttcaacccaaatttatttttgcaaagatcactttgttgtaagtcttacttaataacttattcaatttataaagagaaaacgatatttttttacgtttactatgagtttttagaaatatacacccaccaaatttcatgtatctaggaccagctgtttagatgtttaggctgtgcgttgatatataagttagtcaggactctaaattttatatatatggatactacgttagtccccgcgtgacatagggatgacatttctttgtttacatatttaatgacgtcacatcatggctgacagcgttttctgcgtttcaaataaaaataaaaattgtatttttttaaattggatttatatatccatcctgcgtttttaataattgttattgatatatttcgttgtcttaagcaaaatactataataaataatcatttattggacgaaattagatatgagtcaagtagcctattgtttaTTGCAGCCaatcattttacaaaagtaaCAACGTATTCTATACAGAACACATGGTATTGATCTTTGCAGCCTAATTTAGGTTATTCTGTACTTATaaacatagagtaaagtaatacactggaaatAGAGAGCCTTCTCATAAGATTTTAATGTCACCCAAATTCCTAATGCAAACCTAGCACCATCTATTAGTTGGTCAACTACAACTGTAACTGtctacatacctataggtatctacatacatatatacctactatacctatatataaataggtggtacctactacgtgcattatataggtaaaccaaaaccacaatagacctttgactttacagtgttttattgagtttcaaaacaagtattaatttaacaataatacttaatttattagtgaattgaaaacaataaaacactgaaaagtcaaagatccatgtgattttggtttatctaTTTAATGCACGCAGTGTAACAGGACCACCTTTTTATTGGCaccttaattattataggttcattggaataacaacactgattgtgatttactttttatttttattatgtctcacagatcactaaatgttaatttcacgAGAAGACGAAGAAGAAACCACTCGACTCGACGTACTAGTAACGGAATTTACCTTTCgccaaaacagaaaaaacaaaacaccatgccgattcaaaacacaaatggcagccatttgcaatctctgaccatagagtaaagtaaatcaagcaataatttagttcatgtgaccaactaatagacggcgctaataaaaactacaataggTGATAATAAGCGACTTTCCGGCCCCTGCTTATAAACCACCaactatagacgcctaatagccggacaccggcgatcgccaagcttaggcagttgtttAGCATAAAAGTTTGctcacgcccgttcggtaccctcattgaACGTTTCGCGAAGCACTATATTACTTTCATATTACGATACTGTTATTAAATACACAATTGAGATGTTTCTAttcgttttatttcattaattaacaaaGTTCACAAAGTTCCTTAACCCACACATGACATTTTGACATAAGCAAAACTTTTACATTAAGTAGATATTTTTCACTCGCCTTttcggctctgggttctagctatgAGTTTATCAACATAGTCCGACACTCATTCCGCagattgtcttgattacgtgacttttgagtccaccaatcacaacaacgcattctcccctgtccatCGCCAACctaaagagccaccgagcaagtaccgaacgggcgccctcccacgtttcggcccatataaccgcgaagTTGGTGAGGCCCTGGGAGGTGGTAggctgtcccccgccaacatttttcgattttgttttcatgcataCCTTGTATACATACTCTTGACTCTTGAGGTAGAATTCTCTGTGCCTGTGCTATATTGATACATGATTGTAGGAGCGAGCTCAGTCAGTGGCATGGTCGGGCGACGGGTCAGTGATAGCCGTGGGCTGCACGACGGGCAAGTGGCTGGTGTTCGACCCGCACTCCAGAGATCTACTCGCTGCGCATCATGATGGGTATATTGATACATGATTGTAGGAGCGAGCTCAGTCAGTGGCATGGTCGGGCGACGGGTCAGTGATAGCCGTGGGCTGCACGACGGGCAAGTGGCTGGTGTTCGACCCGCACTCCAGAGATCTACTCGCTGCGCATCATGATGGGTATATTGATACATGATTGTAGGAGCGAGCTCAGTCAGTGGCATGGTCGGGCGACGGGTCAGTGATAGCCGTGGGCTGCACGACGGGCAAGTGGCTGGTGTTCGACCCGCACTCCAGAGATCTACTCGCTGCGCATCATGATGGGTATATTGATACATGATTGTAGGAGCGAGCTCAGTCAGTGGCATGGTCGGGCGACGGGTCAGTGATAGCCGTGGGCTGCACGACGGGCAAGTGGCTGGTGTTCGACCCGCACTCCAGAGATCTACTCGCTGCGCATCATGATGGGCAAGTTTTTTGGAACAACCTATATttttagtcccgcaaattgctattgcgctggaactatgtctcattatcatcgaaatgtcattttgacgtcagccgaagtaaaaatatac from Maniola hyperantus chromosome 16, iAphHyp1.2, whole genome shotgun sequence harbors:
- the LOC117989602 gene encoding LOW QUALITY PROTEIN: echinoderm microtubule-associated protein-like 2 (The sequence of the model RefSeq protein was modified relative to this genomic sequence to represent the inferred CDS: substituted 2 bases at 2 genomic stop codons) — encoded protein: MEGHAESRRSRASDSPGDTMNDVYAAWHEMLESEGAGLAARVAELEVRCSRQAEELLCLRSTLADALRRLNALEGRAPATSGAQRNGTTYSGSTGTPTRELRIRQPSYRESVKRTSSYGSSASSLSQRRGPQHQSTGSLQSDSPASSSSLSPAPSPSPRATPAPHTPHTVQPYRSRNNSTSAASRQESREAQSPSPAATSLTKRWSSTGDFNAQGLLPSARFTTTKSLLNLYSKQSTQNGSILKHGTHTCQYNEEDGSMRMFLRGRPVVLYAPSDLENLDPAKVAPPPQSKLKLEWVYGYRGKDCRSNLYLLPTGEIVYFVAAVVVLFNVEEQCQRHYTGHTDDVKCIAVHPNKLVIASGQCAGHDRLDARPHVRVWNSVSLATLAVIGAGHMERAVACVTFSRADGGSLLACVDDGPDHTISVWEWQRDKHCLAETKCSVDTVVAAEFHPLDRNQIVTCGKSHIAFWTLDASNVLYKRMGVFETRDKPKYVTCIGFNHNGDVISGDSNGNIIVWGRGTNTIQKLVRGVHEGAVFSLCSLKDGGVVTAGGKDGRLVLFDGEINATGTENVIEGHYGGVRVVAEGRGRQLFVGTTRNCILHGDLQLGFVPAVLGHVDEVWGLAAHPSLPQFVSAGWDRLLQLWDGLSHSTVWSKDIEERAQSVAWSGDGSVIAVGCTTGKWLVFDPHSRDLLAAHHDGYIDTXLXERAQSVAWSGDGSVIAVGCTTGKWLVFDPHSRDLLAAHHDGTEPIQTIQYSPNNQFVAIGSRDNFIYIYQVDDNGARYSRLGKCLCTERKRRRGHSSYITHLDWSEDSQYIRSNSGDYELLFWNATTCRQVPSPTSMRDVVWASTNCPITFTTVGVWPEGADGTDINSCTRSHDSRLAATGDDFGKVKLYAYPVTQPKSLCQAYGGHSSHVTCVRFLPDDTRLLSAGGNDAALLQWLVD